A genomic region of Aspergillus oryzae RIB40 DNA, chromosome 1 contains the following coding sequences:
- the osm1 gene encoding putative fumarate reductase Osm1 (fumarate reductase, flavoprotein subunit), translating into MAPAPRVIVVGGGLSGLSAAHTVYLNGGNVLVLDKQAFFGGNSTKATSGINGALTRTQVDLGIQDSVKTFYEDTLKSARDKARPELIKVLTYKSAAAVEWLMDVFNLDLTLVSRLGGHSQPRTHRGHDAKFPGMAITYALMQRLEELTEKEPERVQIVKKARVTSVNKTGNTVTGVTYEYDGETHTADGIVILATGGYAADFGDGSLLKQHRPDTFGLSSTNGTHATGDGQKMLMEIGANGIDMDKVQVHPTGLVDPKDPTAKFKFLAAEALRGEGGLLLNSDGQRFSDELGHRDYVSGQMWKEKEKGKWPIRLVLNSKASNVLDFHTRHYSGRGLMKKISGKELAKEIGCGEAALQKTFQEYNAIAEGKQKDPWGKRFFHNLPFDINDTFHVALMEPVLHFTMGGIEINEHAEVLNSEKKPFEGLYACGELAGGVHGANRLGGSSLLGCVVYGRVAGDSASQHLFQKLVSGGASSAAQRLGQISLHIDPSTPGKISVEWSGAAGSGAQIPAGAGTPAAATEPAKASATPAGASSTAKANDPKKFEIPETEYSMEEIAKHNKKDDLWIVVKGVVLDVTNWLDEHPGGANALFNFMGRDATEEFAMLHDDEVIPKYAAQIVIGRVKGQTPSLEL; encoded by the exons ATGGCTCCCGCCCCCAGAGTAATTGTTGTCGGCGGTGGAT TGTCCGGTCTCTCCGCCGCTCACACCGTCTACCTTAACGGTGGAAATGTCCTCGTTTTAGATAAGCAAG CTTTCTTCGGTGGCAACTCCACCAAGGCTACTTCGGGTATCAATGGCGCCCTTACTCGCACTCAGGTCGACCTGGGCATCCAGGACAGCGTCAAGACCTTCTACGAAGACACCCTGAAATCCGCCAGAGACAAGGCTCGCCCCGAGCTCATTAAGGTCCTCACATACAAGTCCGCAGCCGCTGTGGAATGGCTGATGGATGTTTTCAACCTCGATCTCACCCTTGTTTCTCGTCTCGG TGGTCACTCCCAGCCCCGCACACACCGTGGTCACGATGCCAAATTCCCTGGCATGGCCATCACCTACGCCCTCATGCAACGGTTAGAAGAGCTTACCGAGAAGGAGCCCGAGCGTGTACAGATCGTCAAGAAGGCTCGTGTCACCTCTGTCAACAAGACTGGCAACACCGTAACTGGTGTTACCTATGAGTACGATGGCGAGACACACACCGCCGACGGTATTGTCATCTTGGCCACTGGTGGTTATGCCGCAGACTTCGGCGACGGCTCCCTTCTGAAGCAGCACCGCCCCGACACCTTCGGCCTGTCCAGCACGAACGGCACACACGCCACTGGTGATGGTCagaagatgttgatggaGATTGGTGCCAACGGTATCGACATGGACAAGGTTCAGGTCCACCCCACGGGTCTTGTTGACCCCAAGGACCCGACCGCCAAGTTCAAGTTCCTTGCTGCTGAGGCTCTCCGTGGTGAGGGTGGTCTTCTCCTTAACTCCGATGGCCAGCGGTTCTCGGATGAGCTCGGTCACCGTGATTATGTCTCGGGCCAgatgtggaaggagaaggagaagggcaagtGGCCCATTCGCCTCGTCCTGAACAGCAAGGCATCCAACGTTTTGGACTTCCACACCCGTCACTACTCTGGCCGTGGTCtcatgaagaagatctccggcAAGGAGTTGGCTAAGGAGATCGGCTGCGGCGAGGCGGCTCTTCAGAAGACCTTCCAGGAATACAATGCCATTGCTGAGGGCAAGCAGAAGGATCCTTGGGGCAAGCGTTTCTTCCACAACCTGCCCTTCGACATCAACGACACCTTCCACGTGGCTCTGATGGAGCCTGTCCTGCACTTCACCATGGGTGGTATCGAGATCAACGAGCACGCCGAGGTTCTGAACtcggagaagaagcctttTGAGGGACTCTATGCTTGTGGTGAGCTCGCTGGTGGTGTCCACGGTGCCAACCGTCTCGGTGGTTCTTCTCTCCTGGGATGTGTTGTCTACGGTCGCGTTGCTGGTGACAGCGCCAGCCAGCACCTCTTCCAGAAGCTGGTCTCTGGCGGTGCTTCCAGCGCTGCTCAGCGTCTGGGCCAGATCTCTCTGCACATCGATCCTTCTACTCCAGGAAAGATCTCCGTCGAGTGGAGCGGCGCTGCTGGCAGCGGTGCTCAGATTCCCGCAGGTGCTGGaactcctgctgctgctactgaGCCTGCTAAGGCTAGCGCTACCCCGGCCGGTGCCTCTTCCACCGCCAAGGCCAATGATCCCAAGAAGTTCGAGATCCCCGAGACCGAATACTCCATGGAAGAAATTGCCAAGCACAACAAGAAGGACGACCTGTGGATCGTCGTCAAGGGTGTCGTCCTGGATGTGACCAACTGGCTGGATGAGCACCCTGGTGGCGCTAACGCtctcttcaacttcatggGCCGTGATGCCACCGAAGAGTTCGCCATGCTTCACGATGACGAAGTCATCCCCAAGTATGCCGCCCAGATTGTCATCGGCCGCGTCAAGGGCCAGACCCCCAGCCTCGAGCTTTAG
- a CDS encoding uncharacterized protein (predicted protein), with protein sequence MTEDKKRGTNNQSNDDLSNKPSNPAKPADKNNSNTPSLASRIQSSASGLARQAFFAPGSSDDAAQFLTPGSKAGTTTTSSSSALAAAEQYNQVSGPSAPSSAGAQLRDSNAGTFRSTTTPQQGGFEIPQLTEEEFAQAGNDFLEPSASTSTIDKGKGKAREQFSSTTHHHAPEPTDGSAVISLLSDRTFDPTFPHDPAEIIETELSPPQQLTPAEIQMLETFRRQISPQPDAASPSTHRLTSASLVPEIDTILDSAPAQTDADAAALRDTVLANLPGSEDWVDVEERYHDEVWGWLKPTLEAAAKELEEKKEDQRGEEGPAVQRLKMVLTHMRAKL encoded by the coding sequence ATGACGGAAGACAAGAAGCGGGGCACCAACAACCAAAGCAATGACGACCTTTCCAACAAACCCTCTAATCCCGCCAAACCAGCTGACAAGAACAACTCAAACACGCCATCCCTAGCAAGTCGCATCCAAAGCTCAGCCTCAGGATTAGCCCGACAAGCTTTCTTCGCACCCGGTTCATCAGACGATGCAGCACAGTTTCTCACACCAGGTAGCAAAGCCGGTACCACaaccacatcctcatcctcagcccTAGCAGCCGCAGAACAATACAATCAAGTTTCCGGACCCTCcgcgccatcatcggcggGGGCTCAATTGCGTGATAGCAATGCGGGGACATTCCGCTCAACAACTACACCCCAGCAGGGCGGGTTCGAGATCCCCCAATTAACAGAGGAGGAGTTCGCACAAGCAGGAAACGATTTCCTAGAGCCATCTGCATCCACCTCTACAATAgacaagggaaagggaaaagcgaGGGAACAattctcttcaaccacaCACCACCACGCCCCAGAACCAACCGACGGCTCAGCAgtcatctccctcctctcaGACAGAACCTTCGATCCCACATTCCCGCACGATCCCGCCGAAATAATCGAAACAGAACTATCGCCCCCTCAGCAACTCACACCAGCAGAGATTCAAATGCTCGAGACCTTCCGCCGCCAGATAAGCCCCCAACCGGATGCTGCCTCTCCATCTACCCACCGTCTCACGTCTGCCAGCCTCGTCCCGGAAATTGATACAATCCTAGATAGTGCTCCTGCGCAGACGGATGCAGATGCTGCTGCCTTAAGGGATACTGTTCTGGCTAATTTGCCTGGGTCGGAGGATTGGGTTGATGTGGAGGAACGGTATCATGATGAGGTGTGGGGGTGGTTGAAACCTACTTTGGAGGCTGCTGCtaaagagctggaggagaagaaggaggatcagaggggagaggaagggCCTGCTGTGCAGCGGTTGAAGATGGTTTTGACGCATATGCGGGCAAAGCTCTAG